One segment of Brassica napus cultivar Da-Ae chromosome C3, Da-Ae, whole genome shotgun sequence DNA contains the following:
- the LOC106359240 gene encoding uncharacterized protein LOC106359240, with protein sequence MRMLSWNCQGLGNTPTVRHLQELLGQHHPELLFLSETKNRRRYIEGLVEKFGFSNLKTVEPVGKGGGLAVLWKKSCKVEVLQANRRVIDLKIQWQEKMFFLTCVYGEPIKGKRGDVWERITRTGTTRNGAWVMTGDFNELIDPSEKIDGAARSAEEGKDFRQMLHACGLWNIKHVSYQFSWAGTRNNENVQSSGFQVRPALDKRESFITAVSQSWKRHSAGQAGLLRKISQCRKDISIWKRAAKPNSALRIHELHSKIDEATRSCFNKGEELSLLRSELNEEYHNKEIFWMQKSRLNWLRSGDRNTKFFHAVTKNRRAQNRILSLIDDDDKEWFAEEDLGRLADSHFKLLYSSEDVGITLEDWNSIPAIVTEEQNAQLMAQISREEVREAVFDINPHKCPGPDGMNGFFFHQFWDTMGDDLTSMAQEFLRTGKLEEGINKTNICLVPKKLEAKRLVEFRPITVPESTLQGDPLSPYQVLINGTPHGDIRPTRGIRQGDPLSPYLFVICTEMLVQKLIQTENSGEITCLKVARGAPAVSHLLYADDSMFYCKQSDEELSRLTVILQEYSLASGQRINYQKSSIYFGKNIPSRREEIKLKLGMKQEGGDGIYLGLPESFGGSRVSILSFLKERLKQIIGGWQNRFLSPAGKEVLLKAIGLALPTYTMSCFLVPKTICKKFMAIMSDYWWKSNTASKGMHWRSWESLCSPKDKGGLGFKDLEAFNTALLGKQLWRIITQPDSLLARIFKSRYFRSSDPLNAPLESRPSYAWRSIHSAQHLIKQGAKVIIGNGENTNIWRERWLESSPASPITQTSTVPEPIRHLLSMDMKVADLMMPCRREWNSNLINSIFPEGTRRKILSIHPQGPIGEDTYSWEYSKSGHYSVKSGYWVQTNIIAAANQRGTVDQPSLDDLYQRVWKYNTSPKVCHFLWRCISNSLPAAANMRSRHISKDGSCSRCGMESETVNHILFQCSNDFLFQGKDYPAPDTVNEAIEDTAEWMRGQEEDKTKVKKPTSSTQHLKWTPPTQNWIKCNTDGAWHKDHQQQGIGWVSRDYAGRLLWAGAQRFEGLSSPVETEATALNWAIRSMARLGYSQVIFETDSQVLARMIEGSAETWPKIQPIIQDITQSLQKNRSYRVEFFSRDGNKTADRIANEAFSLLNYVPKLYSMVSSWLKPVLEADMPSVGLNYDVGLNNIG encoded by the exons ATGAGAATGCTCAGCTGGAACTGTCAGGGGTTGGGGAATACCCCGACAGTTCGACACCTACAGGAGTTGCTTGGTCAGCATCATCCTGAGCTGTTATTCCTCAGtgagaccaaaaacagaagaaggTACATAGAAGGTTTGGTAGAAAAGTTCGGTTTCAGCAACTTGAAAACAGTGGAACCGGTAGGAAAAGGCGGTGGTCTTGCAGTATTGTGGAAAAAAAGTTGCAAGGTTGAGGTACTGCAGGCCAACCGCAGAGTAATAGATTTAAAGATTCAGTGGCAAGAAAAAATGTTCTTTCTCACCTGCGTATACGGAGAGCCAATCAAGGGCAAAAGAGGTGACGTTTGGGAAAGGATCACAAGAACTGGTACAACCAGAAATGGAGCATGGGTAATGACTGGCGATTTCAATGAGCTTATTGATCCTTCAGAAAAGATAGACGGAGCAGCAAGGAGTGCAGAAGAAGGCAAAGACTTTCGGCAAATGTTGCATGCTTGTGGGCTTTGGAACATAAAACATGTCAGCTACCAATTCTCATGGGCAGGAACCAGGAATAACGAAAATGTCCAAT CAAGCGGGTTTCAAGTACGACCAGCGCTGGATAAACGCGAGAGTTTCATCACTGCAGTCTCTCAATCGTGGAAGCGACACAGTGCAGGACAAGCGGGACTCCTACGCAAAATCTCTCAATGCAGGAAAGACATCTCCATCTGGAAGAGAGCAGCAAAACCAAACTCCGCTCTCAGAATCCATGAGCTCCACTCCAAGATAGACGAGGCAACACGAAGTTGTTTCAACAAGGGAGAGGAGCTGAGCCTCTTAAGATCTGAGCTAAATGAGGAGTACCATAACAAAGAGATCTTCTGGATGCAGAAAAGCCGACTCAATTGGCTCAGGTCCGGGGACAGGAACACAAAATTCTTTCACGCAGTCACAAAAAACCGTAGAGCACAAAACAGGATCCTCAGTctcattgatgatgatgataaggaGTGGTTTGCGGAAGAAGACCTGGGAAGACTTGCAGACTCTCACTTCAAGCTATTGTATTCTTCAGAAGACGTGGGAATCACCCTAGAAGACTGGAACAGCATACCAGCGATAGTCACAGAAGAACAGAACGCTCAGCTAATGGCACAGATATCCAGAGAGGAAGTAAGAGAGGCAGTGTTCGATATCAACCCACACAAGTGTCCAGGCCCGGACGGCATGAATGGGTTCTTCTTTCATCAATTTTGGGACACAATGGGAGATGATCTCACATCTATGGCGCAAGAATTCCTCAGAACAGGGAAACTTGAAGAGGGaatcaacaaaacaaacatcTGTTTGGTTCCAAaaaagctggaggcaaagaggcTAGTGGAATTTCGCCCCATAA CTGTTCCAGAGAGTACATTGCAAGGAGACCCGCTCTCCCCATACCAGGTGCTTATCAACGGTACTCCTCACGGAGACATCAGACCCACGAGAGGCATTAGGCAAGGAGACCCGCTCTCCCCATATCTCTTTGTAATATGCACTGAAATGCTGGTCCAGAAACTAATCCAAACTGAAAACTCTGGGGAGATCACATGCCTAAAGGTGGCGCGTGGAGCTCCTGCAGTCTCCCATCTCTTATATGCTGACGATAGCATGTTCTACTGCAAACAGTCAGATGAAGAGCTCAGCCGCCTAACTGTAATATTACAAGAGTACAGTCTTGCCTCTGGTCAGAGAATAAACTACCAAAAGTCAAGCATTTACTTTGGCAAAAACATTCCAAGCAGGAGAGAAGAAATCAAGCTGAAACTTGGAATGAAGCAGGAAGGGGGTGATGGTATATACCTAGGCCTCCCTGAATCTTTTGGAGGCTCTAGAGTATCCATTTTGAGCTTCCTCAAAGAAAGACTCAAGCAAATAATCGGTGGCTGGCAAAATAGGTTCCTTTCTCCAGCAGGCAAAGAAGTGCTTCTCAAAGCAATTGGTTTAGCTCTTCCAACCTACACAATGTCGTGTTTCCTGGTGCCAAAGACGATATGCAAGAAATTTATGGCTATAATGTCAGATTATTGGTGGAAGAGCAACACAGCGTCAAAAGGAATGCATTGGAGAAGTTGGGAGAGCCTATGCTCCCCAAAGGACAAAGGAGGACTCGGTTTTAAAGATTTAGAAGCTTTCAACACGGCTCTGCTCGGGAAGCAACTCTGGCGCATTATCACCCAACCAGACTCATTGCTAGCCAGAATCTTCAAAAGCAGATACTTTAGATCCTCCGACCCTCTCAATGCCCCACTAGAATCCCGACCCTCATATGCGTGGAGAAGTATCCACTCAGCTCAGCATCTGATCAAACAAGGCGCTAAGGTGATCATTGGAAACGGTGAAAACACAAACATATGGAGAGAGAGATGGCTTGAAAGCTCACCTGCGTCACCAATCACCCAAACAAGCACAGTTCCAGAGCCTATTAGGCACCTACTCTCTATGGATATGAAGGTTGCAGATCTGATGATGCCATGTAGAAGAGAGTGGAATTCGAACCTGATCAACAGTATATTCCCTGAAGGAACTCGACGCAAAATCCTCTCCATACACCCACAAGGTCCCATAGGAGAGGACACCTACAGCTGGGAATACTCGAAATCAGGGCACTATAGTGTAAAATCTGGGTACTGGGTGCAGACAAACATCATCGCAGCGGCCAACCAACGAGGAACAGTAGATCAGCCAAGCCTCGACGACTTATATCAGCGGGTTTGGAAGTACAACACCAGCCCAAAAGTGTGCCACTTCCTTTGGCGATGCATCAGCAACTCCCTCCCAGCAGCAGCAAATATGAGAAGCAGACATATCTCTAAAGATGGGAGTTGCTCTCGTTGCGGTATGGAGAGTGAAACAGTCAACCATATTCTATTCCAATGCTC GAATGACTTCCTCTTCCAAGGCAAAGACTATCCAGCACCAGACACAGTCAATGAAGCTATAGAGGACACAGCAGAGTGGATGAGGGGACAAGAGGAAGATAAAACGAAGGTTAAAAAACCCACTAGCAGTACGCAACATCTCAAATGGACGCCACCAACTCAGAACTGGATCAAATGCAACACAGATGGAGCTTGGCACAAAGATCATCAACAACAAGGTATTGGATGGGTCTCTAGAGACTATGCGGGACGACTGTTGTGGGCAGGAGCACAAAGGTTCGAAGGTTTGAGCTCACCTGTGGAAACTGAAGCAACCGCTTTGAACTGGGCAATAAGGTCAATGGCCCGCTTGGGCTACTCACAGGTGATATTCGAAACAGACTCGCAGGTACTGGCAAGGATGATCGAAGGTTCAGCAGAGACATGGCCAAAGATACAACCGATCATCCAAGACATCACCCAATCCCTTCAGAAGAACCGAAGCTACAGAGTAGAGTTTTTCTCTAGAGACGGTAACAAAACGGCAGATAGGATAGCAAATGAAGCTTTTTCTCTTTTGAATTATGTTCCTAAGTTGTATTCTATGGTGTCAAGTTGGTTGAAACCAGTGTTAGAGGCTGATATGCCTTCTGTAGGACTGAACTATGATGTAGGTCTGAACAATATTGGTTAA
- the LOC106361895 gene encoding uncharacterized protein LOC106361895: MDVRSPAPVPVGSRRRDNKWSSRWGPDDKEKETKEKEEPESQSVLGSSLRATDSDARDKWRPRHRMEQLHSGGPNSYRAAPGFGLDKGRSESPNIGFTVGRGRARGTWSAFFGAGGFLRNESVPGKPAPTCRYVRGKLLDLYRNQKPDRMPIDMEDVDSVTQVALIEPLAFIAPDVEEEESLKGIWKGRITGSEAHTSPGDESLAEKSLGETKVDGGLLGVVSGDSVSMHNSNSGLLGSHGGGLWGASESDKVSHGSPEAVRSAFTKSSMLDAGEPLVEQGYTGKLQQPDIEVNHSEGTLPPEEFMFSYIDPQGVIQGPFIGSDIISWFEQGFFGTDLQVRLATAPEGTPFQDLGTVMSYLKTESMQAHINDQISELEETSRKANSGIGLSFAPVSESNGSALGHDNVQMNSKSEAYVKPPHVDDRSFLDYSAQDEEIVFPGRAGVSGYGSAKSSTSMHDALMGVSGHSAIPVESAKVATQNQNENKLHPFGVLWSELESSSTPVDLLPNRSYDTGHDQKYLDQAQDLDHLLTLKLQQQQQQQKIQLQQQQKIQLQQRQLEQEYQLQQKLLQEQQQSHARNLHFQQILQGQTPDSRIGQSHDFPRFNNVDQMLLEQQLMDELQSSGHRSQNFTPYMEQLAAGNFGQLPHEGHQNELLLEQLLSEQMQSQYRQMRSQHGHMQSEPIRSLEYQLLQQDQLMRLANGGRQNTELEELRHIDPQHGQLQSEPIRSLEYQMMQQEQLMQLATRARHNTLLEEHRHIDPLWPSNRNDQLLGAHPGIHRSHSSAGFRPVDFHQQQQRPPFEDHFSHLERNLSYQQQLNQELFEQGLPFERSTSLPRNTSGLNLDAGRGLNLSELRDAQMQSSGRLGNSTPGFSHQNPHTQLGEPHFSEMEPRKERWHGADTQLAGGWAETQFHRPNTEADHHKMRRQGEDSNSWMVDGHTDEKSKQLFMELLHQRPGHQPLESPSMNRGEPYDRMAASGFGFADHGGRQNASSSFGSHASSDEHVNGLPGDGNYMGSLQRNNSLLSGSIDGGRKNETKDFSNMLGMMSKDANDIRTWNNAPPKKEGAGLMSFEAQDRMGKQAVMDSLVQGEVPVATLGRQSSSSISGSYCDNLVGEVRKDRLVVPSHGQVSVLLKRPPSSHSSSPHEGLLEQMSDAANRTAVGNKGSKASFSEMLKNSSSSSSMKKVAAEPSSDPNEGNKGGGGKKKGKKGRQLDPALLGFKVTSNRLMGEIHRADDF; this comes from the exons ATG GATGTTCGATCTCCTGCTCCCGTTCCCGTTGGATCTCGGCGGCGTGATAACAAGTGGTCATCTCGTTGGGGTCCTGACGATAAAGAGAAAGAAACCAAGGAGAAGGAGGAGCCTGAAAGTCAATCTGTGCTTGGCAGCAGCCTCCGTGCTACTGACTCTGACGCTCGTGATAAATGGAGGCCACGTCATCGGATGGAGCAGCTCCATTCCGGTGGACCTAATTCTTACCGTGCTGCGCCTGGGTTTGGACTCGATAAAGGACGAAGTGAGAGTCCGAACATAGGTTTCACCGTTGGTCGAGGAAGGGCGAGGGGTACTTGGTCTGCGTTCTTTGGCGCTGGAGGATTCTTGAGAAATGAAAGTGTTCCTGGTAAACCTGCCCCTACGTGTCGGTATGTGAGGGGGAAGTTGCTTGACTTGTATAGAAACCAGAAGCCTGATAGGATGCCTATTGATATGGAGGATGTTGACTCTGTAACTCAAGTGGCTTTGATCGAACCTCTTGCTTTTATCGCACCTGATGTTGAAGAAGAG GAAAGCCTTAAGGGTATATGGAAAGGAAGGATCACTGGTAGCGAAGCTCACACTTCACCTGGGGACGAATCATTAGCTGAGAAGAGTCTGG GTGAGACAAAAGTGGATGGTGGTTTGCTAGGGGTTGTGAGTGGTGACAGTGTTTCCATGCATAATAGTAATTCAG GATTACTTGGTAGTCATGGTGGAGGTCTGTGGGGTGCTTCTGAAAGTGATAAAGTTTCTCATGGAAGTCCTGAGGCAGTTAGATCTGCATTTACTAAATCATCTATGTTGGATGCGGGTGAACCCCTTGTTGAGCAAGGTTATACGGGAAAGCTGCAGCAACCTGATATTGAAGTGAATCACTCCGAAGGGACTCTGCCACCTGAGGAGTTTATGTTCTCGTACATTGATCCTCAAGGAGTAATACAGGGACCGTTCATTGGATCTGACATTATTTCATGGTTTGAGCAAGGGTTTTTTGGGACTGATCTACAGGTCCGCTTGGCAACTGCTCCAGAAGGGACTCCTTTTCAAGATCTAGGTACTGTCATGTCATATTTAAAGACGGAAAGTATGCAAGCCCATATCAATGATCAGATCAGCGAGCTAGAAGAGACTAGTCGAAAAGCAAATTCGGGGATTGGTTTATCATTTGCACCCGTATCAGAATCTAATGGTTCAGCCTTAGGTCACGATAATGTTCAAATGAACTCTAAATCAGAAGCTTATGTGAAACCACCACATGTTGATGACCGAAGTTTCTTGGACTATTCTGCTCAAGATGAAG AAATCGTATTCCCAGGAAGAGCTGGAGTTTCTGGTTATGGATCGGCAAAATCCTCTACAAGTATGCATGATGCTTTAATGGGAGTTTCTGGCCACTCTGCTATTCCTGTTGAATCAGCGAAGGTTGCTACTCAAAATCAGAATGAGAACAAGCTGCATCCGTTTGGTGTGTTGTGGTCTGAGCTAGAGAGCAGCAGTACACCAGTTGATCTTTTGCCTAACAGGTCGTATGATACAGGACATGACCAGAAGTATCTTGATCAAGCTCAGGATTTGGATCATTTATTAACTCTCAAattgcagcagcagcagcagcaacaaaaGATTCAGTTGCAGCAGCAGCAGAAGATTCAGTTGCAACAACGTCAACTAGAGCAAGAGTATCAATTACAACAGAAGCTCTTACAGGAGCAACAACAGTCCCATGCTCGGAATTTACATTTTCAACAGATTCTTCAAGGACAGACTCCTGATTCAAGGATTGGGCAGTCACATGATTTCCCTCGATTCAACAATGTTGATCAGATGTTATTAGAGCAGCAACTAATGGATGAATTACAGAGTTCTGgccatagatcacaaaattttacaccGTACATGGAGCAGCTTGCCGCTGGAAATTTTGGGCAGTTACCACATGAAGGTCATCAAAACGAGCTACTACTTGAACAGCTACTTTCCGAACAAATGCAATCTCAATACAGACAGATGCGTTCTCAACATGGACACATGCAATCTGAACCGATACGGTCTTTGGAGTACCAGCTACTGCAGCAAGACCAGCTCATGCGATTGGCAAATGGAGGGAGGCAAAATACAGAATTGGAGGAACTGAGACATATTGACCCTCAACATGGACAATTGCAGTCTGAACCAATACGGTCTTTGGAGTACCAAATGATGCAGCAAGAGCAGCTCATGCAATTGGCAACTAGAGCGAGGCACAATACGTTATTGGAGGAACATAGACATATTGATCCTCTATGGCCATCCAACCGTAATGATCAGCTTCTAGGAGCTCATCCGGGGATCCACCGTTCACACTCTTCTGCAGGATTTAGACCAGTAGACTTCCATCAACAGCAGCAGAGGCCACCCTTTGAGGATCACTTTAGTCATCTTGAGCGGAACCTTTCATATCAGCAACAACTTAATCAGGAATTATTCGAGCAAGGTCTACCCTTTGAGCGATCTACATCGTTACCCAGAAATACATCGGGGCTGAATCTGGATGCAGGAAGAGGTCTTAACCTCTCTGAGTTGCGGGATGCCCAGATGCAATCTTCTGGTAGATTAGGAAATTCTACTCCGGGTTTCAGTCATCAGAATCCCCATACACAATTAGGTGAACCTCATTTTTCAGAAATGGAACCAAGGAAAGAACGCTGGCATGGAGCAGATACACAGCTAGCTGGTGGCTGGGCTGAAACTCAGTTTCATAGACCAAATACTGAAGCTGACCATCATAAAATGAGGAGGCAGGGCGAAGATTCCAACTCATGGATGGTAGATGGACATACAGATGAAAAGTCAAAACAGCTTTTTATGGAGTTGCTTCACCAGAGGCCTGGCCATCAACCTCTCGAGTCACCAAGCATGAATCGTGGGGAACCCTATGACAGGATGGCTGCTTCAGGATTCGGCTTTGCAGACCATGGTGGTAGACAAAACGCTTCATCTTCTTTTGGGTCGCACGCATCTTCTGATGAACATGTAAACGGATTACCAGGAGATGGGAACTATATGGGATCGTTGCAGCGTAATAATTCATTGCTTTCTGGAAGTATCGATGGTGGaagaaaaaatgaaactaaAGACTTCAGTAATATGCTTGGTATGATGAGCAAAGACGCGAATGATATCAGAACGTGGAACAATGCACCACCAAAAAAGGAAGGAGCGGGATTGATGTCATTTGAAGCACAAGACAGAATGGGAAAGCAAGCAGTAATGGACTCCTTGGTTCAAGGGGAGGTTCCTGTTGCTACGCTTGGCAGACAGTCTTCTTCCAGTATCTCTG GGTCATACTGTGACAACTTGGTTGGAGAAGTTAGAAAGGATAG GTTGGTAGTTCCATCACACGGGCAGGTATCAGTTTTGTTAAAAAGGCCTCCCTCATCGCACTCGTCATCACCGCATGAGGGATTGCTTGAGCAGATGTCCGATGCAGCTAACAGAACAGCAGTGGGAAACAAAGGGTCAAAGGCGTCGTTCAGTGAGATGTTGAAGAATAGCAGTAGCAGTAGCAGCATGAAGAAAGTGGCAGCAGAGCCATCTTCTGATCCAAACGAAGGAAACAAAGGCGGTGGTGGGAAGAAGAAAGGCAAGAAAGGGAGGCAGCTTGATCCAGCTCTTCTCGGTTTCAAAGTCACTAGCAATCGTCTTATGGGTGAAATTCACCGCGCTGATGACTTTTAG
- the LOC106361896 gene encoding squamosa promoter-binding-like protein 10 has protein sequence MDCNMASPTWDWDHLIMFNPSETENDKNQQPSPEWEIEKGEGIESMFPCFDGLEKVSSGTPSGFWHSQSTSTNSSSPKVKQTNLASESSPGDSCSNVDSVYVKASTSAESDLCLELGKQTYSEEFWCRDNNDLSAVSMNARKKQSVQVPRCQIDGCELDLSSAKDYHRKHRVCVNHSKCPKVTVGGLERRFCQQCSRLHAVSEFDEKKRSCRKRLTHHNARRRKLPGIFPLNPERVCNPRHHTNMLWDEMSLNTKSEETLAWDTTYDTKPTQIESGFTLSFQRGHGRPDEQVVAGSSRSFSPYQTSSGFQLPSKGVGEYSGGLNESQDFYSALSLLSTSSDSRGTKHNPMVESQPIHGTFPTHFM, from the exons ATGGACTGCAACATGGCATCTCCGACGTGGGACTGGGATCATTTGATCATGTTCAATCCCTCAGAGACTGAAAACGACAAGAACCAGCAGCCGTCTCCTGAGTGGGAGATTGAGAAAGGCGAAGGAATTGAATCTATGTTTCCCTGTTTCGATGGCCTCGAGAAAGTCAGTAGCGGCACTCCCTCCGGTTTCTGGCACTCGCAGTCGACCTCAACCAACTCTTCCTCTCCCAAAGTCAAACAAACCAACCTTGCGTCGGAAAGTTCCCCTGGCGATTCTTGCAGCAACGTGGATTCTGTCTATGTGAAGGCTTCCACATCTGCTGAATCTGATCTTTGTTTGGAGCTAGGAAAGCAGACATACTCTGAAGAATTTTGGTGTAGAGACAATAATGACCTTTCAGCCGTTTCTATGAATGCTCGTAAGAAACAGAGCGTTCAAGTCCCGCGTTGCCAAATTGATGGCTGTGAGCTGGATCTCTCATCTGCTAAGGATTATCATCGCAAGCATAGAGTCTGCGTTAACCATTCAAAGTGCCCGAAAGTGACTGTGGGTGGCCTGGAACGTCGGTTCTGCCAACAGTGTAGCAG GTTGCATGCCGTCTCTGAATTTGATGAGAAGAAACGAAGCTGCCGTAAACGTCTTACGCATCATAACGCGAGGCGTCGCAAGCTGCCAGGAATATTTCCATTGAATCCAGAGAGGGTTTGCA ATCCAAGACATCATACAAATATGTTGTGGGATGAGATGTCTCTAAACACGAAATCTGAAGAAACGTTAGCATGGGATACAACTTATGATACAAAGCCTACACAGATAGAAAGCGGCTTTACTTTGAGCTTCCAGAGAGGCCATGGCCGCCCTGATGAGCAGGTGGTTGCTGGTAGCAGCCGCTCTTTCTCTCCGTATCAAACCTCTAGCGGGTTCCAACTTCCCAGCAAAG GTGTAGGAGAATACTCAGGAGGCCTCAATGAATCGCAAGATTTCTACAGTGCTCTCTCTCTTCTGTCAACGTCTTCGGATTCACGTGGGACCAAACACAATCCCATGGTCGAGTCACAGCCAATACATGGCACTTTCCCTACTCATTTTATGTAG
- the LOC106360132 gene encoding CRIB domain-containing protein RIC2: protein MKDRIERFVVLPFSLGCSTQSSVAVAASHQHKKPNQLIERKEKSGLFIKEETKLENNGANISDGIYKLVRSFKSFSHFFIRYEEEREAEMEIGLPTDVKHLSHIGVDGTMTTFDFCSTSSSSPFPFSPFHLTAV, encoded by the exons atgaaAGATCGGATTGAGCGTTTTGTGGTATTGCCGTTTTCGTTGGGGTGCTCGACGCAATCCAGCGTCGCCGTGGCTGCTAGTCATCAACACAAGAAACCAAACCAACTCATCGAGA gaaaagaaaaaagtgGCTTGTTTATAAAAGAAGAGACAAAGTTAGAGAACAATGGTGCCAATATCTCGGATGGTATCTACAAACTTGTTCGAAGCTTCAAGAGTTTTTCTCACTTCTTCATAA GATACGAAGAGGAGAGGGAGGCGGAGATGGAGATTGGGCTTCCAACGGACGTGAAACACTTAAGCCACATCGGAGTTGATGGAACCATGACCACTTTTGACTTTTGTtctacctcctcctcctcacctTTTCCATTCTCCCCTTTCCATCTCACTGCCGTCTGA
- the LOC106360133 gene encoding mitochondrial import receptor subunit TOM20-2 isoform X1, with product MEFTTADVEKVFLFDHLCKGCEAQYAKDPLDSDNLLKWAGSLIELAQFQTVPDAKVMLNDAISKLEEVLTLSPGKHQALWCLGNAYTTQAFLFPDADVAKGHFDKAVDYLQRAENEDPGNGIYRKALDVAIGGPEILMELKQNGMMQQALGGGGGGPSASSNASGGKKAKKKNNDFTYNVCGWIILACGIVAWVGMAKALGPPPPPAR from the exons ATGGAATTCACTACCGCCGACGTGGAAAAGGTGTTTCTATTCGACCACCTTTGCAAAGGATGTGAGGCTCAGTACGCTAAGGATCCTCTCGATTCCGAT AATTTGCTCAAATGGGCTGGTTCGCTGATTGAACTTGCTCAGTTCCAGACTGTTCCCGATGCAAAGGTGATGTTAAATG ATGCTATATCCAAGTTGGAAGAAGTATTGACATTGAGTCCAGGGAAGCATCAGGCACTTTGGTGTCTTGGCAACGCCTACACTACCCAAGCTTTTCTTTTTCCTGATGCTGATGTAGCCAAAGGTCACTTCGATAAAGCCGTTGATTATCTCCAAAGAGCTGAAAATGAG GATCCAGGTAATGGGATATATCGCAAGGCCTTGGATGTTGCAATAGGG GGCCCGGAAATACTAATGGAGCTAAAACAGAATGGAATGATGCAGCAGGCActaggtggaggaggaggaggtccCTCAGCTTCATCAAATGCTAGC GGCGGTAAGAAggccaagaagaagaacaatgaCTTCACGTACAATGTATGCGGTTGGATCATTCTAGCCTGTGGGATTGTTGCTTGGGTTGGCATGGCAAAAGCCCTTGGCCCTCCACCACCTCCTGCTAGATAA
- the LOC106360133 gene encoding mitochondrial import receptor subunit TOM20-2 isoform X2, translating to MITVWSLITKCRNLLKWAGSLIELAQFQTVPDAKVMLNDAISKLEEVLTLSPGKHQALWCLGNAYTTQAFLFPDADVAKGHFDKAVDYLQRAENEDPGNGIYRKALDVAIGGPEILMELKQNGMMQQALGGGGGGPSASSNASGGKKAKKKNNDFTYNVCGWIILACGIVAWVGMAKALGPPPPPAR from the exons atgATAACTGTATGGAGCTTGATCACTAAATGTCGA AATTTGCTCAAATGGGCTGGTTCGCTGATTGAACTTGCTCAGTTCCAGACTGTTCCCGATGCAAAGGTGATGTTAAATG ATGCTATATCCAAGTTGGAAGAAGTATTGACATTGAGTCCAGGGAAGCATCAGGCACTTTGGTGTCTTGGCAACGCCTACACTACCCAAGCTTTTCTTTTTCCTGATGCTGATGTAGCCAAAGGTCACTTCGATAAAGCCGTTGATTATCTCCAAAGAGCTGAAAATGAG GATCCAGGTAATGGGATATATCGCAAGGCCTTGGATGTTGCAATAGGG GGCCCGGAAATACTAATGGAGCTAAAACAGAATGGAATGATGCAGCAGGCActaggtggaggaggaggaggtccCTCAGCTTCATCAAATGCTAGC GGCGGTAAGAAggccaagaagaagaacaatgaCTTCACGTACAATGTATGCGGTTGGATCATTCTAGCCTGTGGGATTGTTGCTTGGGTTGGCATGGCAAAAGCCCTTGGCCCTCCACCACCTCCTGCTAGATAA
- the LOC106361899 gene encoding cold shock protein 2 — protein MSYGQDRLRGTVKWFDTQKGFGFITPDNGGDDLFVHQSSIRSEGFRSLAAEEPVEFQVENDNNGRPKAIEVSGPDGAPVQGSSGGGSSGGRGGFGGGGRGGGGGRGFGGGRGGGGRGGSDCYKCGEPGHIARDCSEGGGGYGGGRGGYGGGGGGGGGSCYSCGESGHFARDCTSGGR, from the coding sequence ATGAGTTACGGACAAGATAGGCTCAGGGGCACTGTCAAGTGGTTTGACACCCAGAAGGGTTTCGGTTTCATCACTCCCGACAATGGTGGCGACGATCTATTCGTTCACCAGTCCTCCATCAGATCTGAGGGATTCCGAAGCCTCGCTGCGGAGGAACCTGTCGAGTTCCAGGTCGAGAACGACAACAACGGCCGTCCCAAGGCGATAGAGGTGTCTGGACCCGACGGCGCTCCTGTTCAAGGTAGCAGCGGCGGTGGCTCGTCTGGCGGACGCGGTGGATTCGGCGGTGGTGGAAGAGGTGGAGGTGGAGGTCGTGGGTTTGGCGGCGGAAGAGGTGGTGGTGGTCGAGGAGGAAGCGACTGTTACAAGTGTGGTGAGCCAGGTCACATTGCGAGAGACTGTTCTGAAGGTGGTGGAGGATACGGAGGAGGGAGAGGTGGATACGGCGGTGGTGGAGGTGGCGGAGGAGGAAGCTGCTATAGCTGTGGCGAGTCTGGGCATTTCGCCAGGGATTGCACTAGCGGTGGACGTTAA